The sequence below is a genomic window from Pelagibaculum spongiae.
AAAATGCGCTAGAAGCTAAAGCCAAAGAAATTTGTATTTTGGCTTCTTCTGAAGATGCTCAGCAGTTTCTTAATCATTGTGGTTACCAAGAGCAAATGCAGATTTTTCGCAAAAAGCTCGCGCTAACTACTCAAGGGTAAGCCGCTATGGATGTGATCTATACGCTGATTCCTTTAATGCTAATTATCGGTGCAGTGATGTTGCTGGTATTTATCTGGAGCGCTAAGTCCGGGCAGTTTGATGACTTAGAGGGCGAAGCCAGCCGGATCTTACTTGACGAAGATGTCGACGATTTAGATCAGAAATC
It includes:
- the ccoS gene encoding cbb3-type cytochrome oxidase assembly protein CcoS — its product is MDVIYTLIPLMLIIGAVMLLVFIWSAKSGQFDDLEGEASRILLDEDVDDLDQKSIEHSIKKPPSQ